A region of Dioscorea cayenensis subsp. rotundata cultivar TDr96_F1 chromosome 5, TDr96_F1_v2_PseudoChromosome.rev07_lg8_w22 25.fasta, whole genome shotgun sequence DNA encodes the following proteins:
- the LOC120261044 gene encoding beta-glucuronosyltransferase GlcAT14A-like, translating to METKVPQRVKRWLFPLLASLLISCVLITLSLFSSSSSSSSSSLCHALSLCSFPASPSSDPYLFIEAKLRLPRTVSSASVPRIAYLISGSAGDGGSIQRTLRALYHPANRYAVHLDLESPPAERLELAASIRRDPVYQRFGNVWVITRANLVTYRGPTMVANTLHAASILLKEGGYWDWFINLSSSDYPLVTQDDLLFTLSSITRDWNFIDHTSDLGWKETQRARPLILDPGLYDLHKSDLFWVSEQRGVPSAFRLFTGSAWMMLTHQFIEFCLWGWDNLPRTVLMYYANFISSPEGYFHTVICNADEFRNTTVNHDLHYISWDNPPKQHPHYLTLNDFQGMIDSNAPFARKFGRDDPVLDKIDKEILGRDPGGFVPGGWHDILEENATDHYFTVSKVDDLRPGPGAERLKTLVLGLLSQDDFDQKHCI from the exons ATGGAGACGAAGGTGCCGCAGAGGGTGAAACGATGGCTGTTCCCGCTCCTTGCTTCCCTTCTCATCTCTTGCGTCCTCATCACCCTAtccctcttctcctcctcctcctcctcctcatcctcttcTCTCTGCCACGCGCTTTCCCTCTGCTCCTTCCCGGCTTCCCCTTCCTCCGATCCCTacctcttcatcgaggccaagCTCCGCCTTCCCCGGACTGTGTCTTCCGCCTCTGTTCCCCGCATCGCCTACTTGATCTCTGGCTCTGCTGGCGATGGCGGCAGCATCCAGCGGACTCTTCGCGCTCTCTACCATCCGGCTAACCGATACGCGGTTCATCTCGATCTTGAGTCACCGCCCGCCGAGCGGCTTGAGCTTGCGGCTTCCATTCGTAGAGATCCCGTTTACCAAAGGTTTGGAAATGTTTGGGTGATCACGCGTGCGAATTTGGTGACCTATAGGGGACCGACGATGGTGGCCAACACGCTCCATGCCGCGTCGATCTTGCTCAAGGAGGGAGGCTATTGGGATTGGTTTATAAACCTTAGCTCCTCTGATTATCCGCTTGTCACTCAGGATG ATCTACTCTTCACTCTATCAAGTATAACTAGGGACTGGAATTTTATTGACCACACTAGTGACCTTGGATGGAAAGA GACCCAAAGGGCAAGGCCTCTAATCTTAGACCCAGGGCTTTATGACCTGCATAAGTCAGATTTGTTTTGGGTTTCTGAGCAAAGGGGTGTGCCATCTGCATTCAGGCTCTTTACTG GCTCGGCTTGGATGATGCTGACCCACCAGTTCATCGAGTTTTGCTTATGGGGCTGGGATAACCTTCCACGCACTGTGTTGATGTACTATGCAAACTTCATCTCATCGCCTGAGGGGTACTTCCACACTGTCATCTGCAATGCTGATGAATTCCGCAACACTACTGTCAACCATGACCTGCATTACATATCATGGGACAACCCACCTAAGCAGCATCCGCACTATCTTACCCTCAATGATTTCCAGGGGATGATTGATAGCAATGCGCCTTTTGCTAGAAAGTTTGGCAGGGATGATCCAGTGCTTGACAAGATTGACAAGGAGATTTTGGGTCGTGATCCCGGTGGATTTGTGCCTGGTGGTTGGCATGATATTTTGGAAGAGAATGCTACTGATCATTATTTTACTGTAAGCAAGGTGGACGACCTCAGGCCCGGGCCTGGTGCAGAGAGGCTTAAAACGCTTGTGTTGGGTTTACTATCACAAGATGATTTCGACCAGAAGCATTGTATTTGA
- the LOC120261046 gene encoding 2-alkenal reductase (NADP(+)-dependent)-like, protein MEVDNKFVALKEYVHGQPSESNFEVKTAPLALTLKKGSNQIIVKNFYVSIDPYQINRIKAYSSSHKASGFSTQIGLGERVDAFGVGSVVASVNEEFKEGDLVAGLLNWEEYTVVQPRTILNKITDEFALSYHVGVLGPSGLAAYAGFYEVCKPKNGNTVFVSAASGSVGNLVGQFAKLSGCYVVGCAGNKNKVDLLKEKLGFDEAFNYKEEPDFKLALKRYFPDGIDIYFDNVGGEMLEAAIVNMKPFGRVALCGVISEYTSAGPRAAPNMLDVIYKRINIKGFLAYDYLHIYNEFISTTQDHLRHDRLQVLEDISQGIESVPTAFSGLFRGDNVGKKSVKIGNG, encoded by the exons atggaggTCGATAACAAGTTCGTGGCATTGAAAGAGTACGTGCATGGCCAGCCATCAGAGTCCAACTTTGAGGTCAAGACTGCTCCCCTTGCCTTAACTCTCAAAAAAGGATCAAACCAAATTATTGTCAAGAACTTTTATGTCTCCATTGATCCCTATCAAATCAATCGCATCAAGGCCTACAGTTCTTCTCACAAGGCTAGCGGCTTCTCCACCCAAATTGGTCTAGGAGAG AGAGTGGATGCTTTCGGAGTTGGAAGCGTTGTAGCTTCAGTGAACGAGGAGTTCAAAGAGGGTGATTTGGTTGCAGGGTTGCTGAATTGGGAGGAGTACACTGTTGTTCAACCTAGAACCATATTGAATAAGATCACTGATGAGTTCGCTTTGTCTTACCATGTTGGTGTTCTAG GGCCAAGTGGACTCGCAGCTTATGCTGGTTTTTATGAAGTATGCAAACCAAAGAATGGGAACACAGTTTTTGTATCTGCAGCATCTGGATCAGTTGGTAATTTGGTTGGCCAATTTGCAAAGCTTTCTGGATGCTATGTAGTAGGTTGTGCTGGAAATAAGAACAAG gtGGATTTACTGAAAGAGAAACTTGGGTTTGATGAAGCATTCAACTACAAAGAAGAACCTGATTTCAAGTTAGCATTAAAAAG GTACTTTCCAGATGGCATTGACATATACTTCGACAATGTGGGAGGGGAGATGTTAGAAGCTGCAATTGTAAATATGAAGCCGTTCGGAAGGGTGGCCTTGTGTGGAGTGATCTCTGAATACACCTCTGCTGGACCCAGAGCAGCGCCCAATATGCTTGATGTGATCTATAAGCGAATCAATATTAAAGGGTTCTTGGCCTATGATTATCTTCACATATACAATGAGTTTATATCAACAACTCAGGACCATCTCCGTCATGATAGGCTACAGGTTCTCGAAGACATCTCACAGGGCATTGAGAGTGTTCCAACCGCTTTCTCAGGTCTTTTTCGAGGTGATAATGTTGGAAAGAAGTCTGTCAAGATTGGTAACGGTTGA